In the Blautia coccoides genome, ATGCTACAGATGAAACAGTAGCACAAATCAGAAAACTTGAAAATGACGATATCGCTGTTACTGACCAACGGGAAAGTAATCGGACGAACAACACAACTTATTGGGCATCACGGATTGTTTGCTATGGATTTTTAGCAATTATTGCGGTCATTACTCTATTTAATATAATTAACAGTATTTCTATGAGTGTATCTGCGAGAACAAAACAGTATGGTGCAATGCGTGCGGTTGGCATGGACAATAAACAGCTTACACGAATGATTTCGGCGGAAGCCTTTACCTATGCTGTTTCAGGTCTGATATTGGGTTGTGGAATGGGAATTCCTTTCAGCCGTTTTCTGCATACGCTGATGATTACACGTCATTTTGGAGTGGCATGGCATTTGCCGATTGCATTGCTCGCTGTAGTAACAGTTTTTATTTTTGTTTCTGCTGTTATTGCAGCCCATGCTCCATCTAAACGGATATGCAATATGGCGATTACCGCAACAATTAATGAGTTGTAAGTAAAAGGTTGAAAATATCCTGCCGGACAGAGTAAGTCTCTCGTTCGGCAGAGATATTTTAAGAAAAGGGGTCGACTAGGAGGGACTGGGAAAAGTGTAAGATTTCGTTTATTCTATTTTTAATGGTTACCTTTTTCTGTATTGCTGCAGTATACACGCCGGCGAAATGGATGCGAGACATGGCAATCGATAAAGAACCTGTAAATGAAACAATAGATAAAACTGCGGCACAGTGGAAATGAAAAGCCGCTATATTGCAGAATATTTTATACATCAGTTTTAGAATGTGAGAATGGAACATGGAAAATAAGGATTTGGAGGTGTATTGATATGGTTGGAGCAATTATAGTCGCAGTGATAGGAATTGTATTCATAACACTTGGTTATTTGATGTGGAAAAAATCACTTTACTTCATAGTTATCATTATGAAAAAGTGTCTCCAAGTGATAAAAAGGCTTTTTGTAAAATATCAGGTTGGGGTGTTATCATTATTGGAATTGGTCTTTTGGTGACTGCTATAATAATCGGTATAACAGATTCAGCATTAAGTTTTATCGCTTTTGCATTGGGATTTGTTGTGGGATTGGCGTTGCTGCTTTATGCAGGAGCAAAATATAACCGCTAATAGAGAAGAAAATTCAAGTTTGTAGAAAAGAATAGATCAAAAGATAAACAAGAAGTTAGCGAGGTGGCTATCTATGAGATTGCATGAGCTATATCATTTAATCGGTTTGCAGGATGAAATAATTCAAAAATTAAGAGTTATTTGTGGGGAAATTCATTTAAGCCAGATGGATGAATATTTGGATAAATTGATAGATGGAAAAACAGCAGCGCAGTCCTACGAGGAATTAAAGACAGTATTGGCCGAAAATGAGGATAATTTAAAAATGCTGTATTGCCAATTAGAATGTGCCAGGCGGGTGTTTGACCAGTATCAGAAAAAAAGTATACCCCAAATAGTTTATATGGAAACCATGAAATGTTTTACGAGATTTATTGATGAGTGTAAAAGAAAAAATGGAAGAATGTTTTTTGATCGAGGATGGTGGACTTACCGTCAGCTTAGCATGAAAATATTTCGCATTGGTGAGTTGGAGTATGAATTTAAAGAGTACGAAGGAGAGAATGTTATAGGGATTCATGTGCCGTCAGATTCGAATTTATCTAAGGAGGCTGTTGATAATTCGTTGAAGCAGGCTAACATATTTTTTCACACTTACTATGGCAGTTATCCATATAAAAAATATACCTGCAGTTCATGGTTATTATCCCCGGCATTAGAACCGCTGTTGTCGGAACAATCAAATATACTATCTTTTCAGAAACGTTTTGAAATTATCCATGAGGAGAAAGAGGATAGAGAATATATCGAATGGCTGTTTCAGGTTCCGGTGAATACCGATAATGAAAGCCTGCCAGCAGAAACTAGTTTGCAAAAAAGAGTTAAGGAACTGCTTCTTAATGGAGGAACAGTTGGTTGTGCATACGGTATATTAAATTTCCTGTAGTATAGCTTTTGTAGTGTCTTGACGAAGCTTTGAGAAAAAGTGGAATTGATTTCTACAATTCGATTACTGACAGCCAGAATACAATCCAATGCTGGAAAAATGACAGGGGCTTTAAAGTGATTGTCGACAAAAGAAATAATAATTTTATAGGATTTATAAGCCTGGGAGGTATGAATCGATATGACGGCTATATGGAAATAGAGTATGCTGCCGATGTCAGTACCGAAACAACGGCTACGCAGTGCAAGTGGTGAAAAAGATGCTTGATTATGGATTCAAAGAGATGAATTTATTAGTTATCGCCGCATGGGTGCGGTCACACAATAAGGAAAGTATAAGAGCTTAAAAAAATGCTCATTTACCTTGGAATGTGGAGATAAATTGTATGAAGATACCTAAAATGGTATTGTTTGATTATGGCCAGACATTTATTGCAGAACTGAATTTTGACGGTATAAGGGGAACAGAGGCTGTTTTGCAGTATGCTACAAGAAATAAGTATCATTTGTCGGCAGAGCAGGTGCCAAGCTAAAGCAAATGAAATCAATCGGGAATTCGGGAGATTTGATCCTGAGAAAAGACACTTATTTCAGATAGAGATACCCAATACAATGTTTACGCCCTATCTTTATGAATCGCAGGGAATAGAGATTGCATTAAACAACTCTGAAATTGATACAGTATTTTGGGATGCCGCTGCTCCGAGAATGCCGACAAAGGGTATAAAAGATTTTTTGGTATATTTGAAAAACAAAGGTATCCGCACAGGCGTAATCAGTAATATTTGTTATGCTCCCTCTGTGGTTGCAGAGCGTATCAACAGACTGCTCCCGGAAAATGCTTTTGAATTTATCATTACCTCAAGCAATTATATCTTCCGCAAACCAAACAAAAGGATATTCGATTTGGCTTTGGAGAAAACTGAATTATAGCCGGATGAAGTTTGGTATATAGGTGATCAGCATGAATCCGATATGGTGAGGAAAATTGACAAAGGACCGGCTCTGATAGAAAAATGGTTACGCAACAAGAATACAATAGAATTTCTTGGTATATGGGAAGAAATTTATAATGCAGACTTCAATGTTGCCGCCTATGAAGAAATCATGTTGGAGGCGGGATTAAACCGTTTTATTATGTCGGTTAAACAATGGGTAACCCGTACAAATTCAAGGGGCATTGTGGCAAAGGCAGGACGGTATGGCGGAACATACGCATATAAAGATATTGCGTTTGAGTTTGCAAGCTGGGTATCTCCACAATTCAAATTATATCTGATTAAGGAATTTGAACGGTTAAAGAAAGAAGAACAGGCTCTGCTTATTTGTTACAGATTTTTCTTTCACTTATTTTTACCCTTATAAGAGTTCGTAACATAAAGGAAAAGGATATAACACAAGGGAAAGTCTAAAGGCAAACTCGGGAGTTGAAGGAGTGTGAGGTAAAATGTTTATTCCAAAAAGAGAAACAATGAAAAAAATATATTTTTGGGCCTGTGTGTAGTATTCTGTGTATTAACTTTGATTGGGGCTGTTTTATGCCTTATTGGAAAAGTAGATAATGCAGGGTATGCAATTATACCGATGCTTATAGAATTAGTTTTTAATTTACTATATCGAAACAGTAAAAAAGCGATAGAAGAAAATACAAAGTAATTGTCAAATCGAAAGTTGAAAGGAAAATAAAAGAATATGCTACATTGTGGAACACAAAGATTAGAAACTGAACGATTGATTTTAAGAAGATTCACTAAGGAAGATGCGGTTGCCATGTACAAAAACTGGGCATCCGATGACGAGGTGACAAAATATTTAACATGGCCCACACATTCCAATATTGATGTTAGTAAGTTTGTACTAGAAGAATGGGTAAACTCCTATTCTGATGTAAAGTATTATCAGTGGGCGATTGTTCTAAAAGAAAATGGCGATGAACCTATTGGCTCCATTAGCGTTGTCAAAACGAATGAAGATGTTTCTATGGTACATATCGGATATTGTATTGGAAGAACATGGTGGAAAAAGGGAATCACTTCTGAGGCAATGAAAGCGGTTATGGACTTCTTTTTTGACAAGGTAAATGTAAATCGTATCGAAGCAAGACATGACCCAAGAAATCCAAATTCCGGCAAAGTAATGATGAAATGCGGAATGAAGTATGAAGGAATTCTGCGTAGTTCCGATCGAAACAATCAAGGGATATGCGATGCCAGTTATTATTCAATGTTAAAGTCGGAACGGTAAAATTCCGGTTTAGTGAACTGTTACAGAGACGGAAAAACAGGACTATTTAGAATGAGAGGATTTAAAATGACATTTCGGGAAATAGACAAAACCAATTACTGGGATTGTATGGCATTGACCGTTGATGATAATCAGGTGAAATTTGTTGCAGATAACAAGCTGTCTCTGGTAGAAGCGGCTTACGAGGATGGCCTTTACACCCTGGGAATCTACCACGATGAAACGATGGTTGGCTTTGTGCTCTACGACTATGATGATATGTTACCCGACTGGTCTATGAGCCGCTTTATGATTGGAAAGCAGTTTCAGGGAAAAGGTTATGGAAAGCGAGCTGTGCTGGAATTTCTGGAGTATTTTAAGAACAAGCATAATGCGGACAAACTGTATATCAGTGTGTCTTTGGAAAACACAGTTGCACGCAAAATGTATGCTTCCGTCGGCTTTCAGGAAATCAAAGAGATTGAGTATACATTCTTGGATATGCAATTCAAAGAAATGCAGATGGTAAAGGAAGTGTAGAGGTCATAATAAAACATGAAAAATCGATGGTAGATTTTTCCAGGTGCTGGAGCGGGACTTGTTGTATTTTGCTTATTTTCACCAGATTCATCGGTAAGAACTACAGTCATTATTGTGGGGATTGCTTTAATTTTATTGGATTTTTCAAAAATAAGAATAAGTGATAACTTCGGATTGCCTTTACGGTGTAGTGATTCGGCGGGGAAAAGAAATAGTAACTGTTGCAGTATTGCGTTTTTTTCGGCGTGAAGGGCTACCAGATCTATAAGGAGGTAGTGACAGAAAAGCCAATCAATGAGCGTGTGGAAGAAATCCGTGGCGTGGAAGGGTTTACATCTTATTCCGAACTGCCGCAGTTTTACATAGATGCCACGATATCCGTGGAGGATCACAGGTTTGCAAAACACTGTGGAATAGATTTGATTGCGATTGGACGTGCGGCATGGACAGATATAAGGGCGATATCATTTGTGGAAGGAGGAAGCACTATCACACAGCAGCTTGCGAAGAACATGCTTTTTACACAGGATAAAAAGATTGAGCGAAAAGCGGCAGAGGTTTTTGCGGCATTGGACATGGAATCGAAATATACTAAGGAAGAGATCTTTGAGTTATATGCAAATACAGTTTATTTTGGTGGTTAAATGCACCCCTAAAAATAGGGCGTATATTAAGTATATAAAATAAAAATACGTGGATAAATTGAACCAAATATACAGTGAAAAGTGGAAAGTGTGTATGAAGTCAAAGGAAAAAACAACGGAAGAGATTGTGCTGATCAGATACTATAACGTATTGTTTTATTTATTCTTTAAGGTAGGGATAGATGATTTTAAGAGACAGTGTCTAGTGAAGAGAATCGATTCAGGGGAGTCCATCCGGATAAAGCAGATATAGGACTGTAGCCATCACCAGATTCCATTTAAGACTAGATTTATATTATAGAAAAGACTTTGAAATTAAGGCCAACTTATGGAATTTATATTCTTATCTCCGATTTAGATTTGAAAATAAGAAGAAGTGGATAAATACCAATAGCTTATAAGGTACAATGAGTAAAGATAATACGAGCACGTACTTCTTAGATAGAGTGAAGTATCTGTACGAAATTTCTTAGCAAGATAAAGAACTATAAATTCCAGGCAAAGAGTAAATGCTGTTTATAATTTTCGCCCCAACAACTACTTATTTGGTAGATCTGATGAATGGATATTTTCTAAGTGTTAGGGTATTGTGTAAGAGACAATGATAAACACCAGCCTTCAGGAGAAAGGGAAATGGAAGATAATTTATGGCTTTCAAAATTGTATGAGAATACAAGAAAAGAGAAGGGAAAGAAATCTGTGACAGTGAAAATGATTTCTTTGATTTTACACCATTTCAACATGAGGACCTGCAAGACGAAATCCAAAGTTATCTTTTACATCAGTCATGGCATATGCCTATGAGCAAATTGAGAGAAGAAAAAATAATGATTGAAATTATCGGAGAGTTCTGTAAGGAGAGTAAGCCTTATATGAACTCTCTTGTTGATTATAATTATCATAAACTGATTCAGGACTTCCGGCAATGGTTCACCACTTTGAAAATGGAGAAATTTCCTTCCACTTCAAATGCCCTTGCCTTCCCCGGCGGCAACTGTATTTTTACGGCAACGCCGACAGAGCGTATAACACACTACACTTTGCAAGCAAAGTCGTGTGCGAAGGGGCAAGCCCCTTTGGAAAACCCAGACAACAAAACAGGCTGAATATCTTGCACTTTCCCGGTGCTTGATACTCAGCCTTTATTTGTCGTCAGCAGCCCCGGTTTCGTGGTCTGCGTGTAGTTCCTTGTAAACTGACCTAAGAAGTAATGCAAACGAAAATAATGAGTAGGGGAAAAATTATAAAACATATGGGAAGAAAGAAGGAATAATGCTAAAGAAAAGCCATAGCTTTTATCAAGGAACAGAATGCTATGGCTTTTTCTTATCGTTCCCCTCGATTAGATATTCGTAGGAAACGTGGAATATCTCCGTGAGCGCCTTTAATTCCAAATCTGTAACATATCGTTTGTTCGTTTCAATTCTGGTTATCACATTTTTATCCATATCATAGCCATTTAACTGAAGCTGGCGGGCAAGATCCCTCTGAGACAGATATGTGCTGGCGGCGAAGTTCGATGAGCCTCTGACTGATCAGATTCTTTTCACCAGAGTGTGTCTTAGGCTTTGGCATATCAAAAATCCCTCCTTGCAAAATAGTGTGGACAAATATGTCTCACTTTTTGCACTTTTTCCATTGATTTTACAGGGAAATAAGGATAAAATCGGTTGTAAAAGTGAGACAAAAGGAACTGGGAGGAAAATTTTTAAGGAAGAAATGTCTTTGGAAAGGGGATATTTATGCGTCAAAAGGATATAGAAAAGTTTGCGTTTTTATATTTGCGTGGGGAGAGGGAGCGGAATATTCTGCTTGGGAAAGAAAAGATGACATTTTCTGATCTAGACAGGCTGACTATATTACTAATTTTTTGGATTTGAGCCATTATAACCTTGATATCTGGGATGAATTCTCCGGTCAGTTTCAGAAACAGTTCCGGCTACTGGACAAATTATATGATGCGACTTGTGACATTGTATTGTATGATCTGTCAGAGTGTGATTACCGTCAGCATGAACTATGGCTGATTGACTTTTGTAAAAATGCACCAAGTGATCAGATCCGAGGATGGCTGGAAGAGAATATAAAACAAATTTGTGATGAGAAAAAAATGGGGTATCCCACAGAGGCAGACACCGAATAGGTGCCTGTCTTTTTTTGAGGGGAGGTGAGGAATCAAATGCATATCAGTATCCATGAATTACTGGCAGTAGCAACAGAGTCCGAAGGGATACAGGCAGCCAAAGGGGATGCCATGCTGTGTGAGAAACGGTTTGAAAAGGCAACCCGTCACATGGTGGAATTTATCCTTCTGAAAAAGAATGCCAGACTCGGAGAAAAAGGAGAGTACCACAGATACTTTTTGACAATTGAGGAATACAAAGAAGTGGTACAGATGGAGCAGGAAAAGAGTGTCCGCATTCAGAGACACGCCCTGATCATTGAAGGGAACCTGCACTTCATTCCGCCTCCGGCAGTCAGTCGGGGCGGGGGAAGGTAACTTCTAATAGGCTGGAAAGGAACATGAAATTCCAGCCGCATACATTTCTACACTCCGGGAATGTCTTTCGCCGGAGTTTTCCACAAATACAACAGAATAGAGAAGGGAGTGATCGTTATGGTGATAGGAATCGACCACGGATATTATGCCATTAAGACAAGGCAGGTGTGTTTTCCTACCGGGATCACACGGTATGAGTATGAGCCGTATACCATGCAGAATGTTCTCCAATACCAAGGAAATTATTATGTCTGCGGTACCGGACGCCAGACTCTGGTAAAAGATAAAACCGCCAGTGATAATTATTATCTTTTGACAATGGCAGCACTGGCGCAGGAGATCCGGAAACGGAAAGGCGAAAAAATGACAAAGGTTGTTCTTGCTGCAGGACTTCCGCTGGCAGGATTCGGCAGGGAAAAACAGCATTTCCGGGAGTATCTGTTCCGGAAAGAGCAACCATTACGTTTTCTATATGAAGGGGAGCGTTATGAGATCCAGATTGAAGATGTGAAACTGTTTCCGCAGGGGTACTCGGCGCTGGCTCTATACCCAGAATATCTCAAGGATGAACCATCTGTGTTGCTGATCGACATCGGCGGGTGGACGGTGGATCTGATGAGATTAGATAATGCTGTTCCCAATGCGGCAACCTGCAGGGGTCTGGAGGTGGGTGTCATCCGGTGCAAGGATGAGATCTCGGAGCAGGTGAGAAGAAGCACTGGAATGTCTGTGACGGATATCCAAATTGAGCGTGTCTTAAACGGAAAGTCCTGCAGTATACCGGAAGAGGTCGTGTCTGTGATTCAGTATCAGGGGCGGGTATATATCGAGAAGATTCTGTCTGCGATTACAGAGGCAGGCTTTGATCTGCGGGTGATTCCGTCCGTCTTTATGGGCGGAGGCTCCGTCATTCTAAAGCACCGTGTGACCACAAATGACCGCCTGTGCCGCCCAATCTACCTAACGGACGTCCATGCCAACGCAGCCGGATATGAGCGGATTGTGGGGCAAATGAGGGCGCTGTGAGCCGCCCCGTTTTTTCGTTCCGTCCAAACCTAAATAATCTGGAGCATAACCGGGCATGGGAGATCTTATGCAGTGTTCCGGAAGGACAGAAGAATCAGTATCTCGTGGAAGCTATCTTGAAAAAAGAGGATGGGAAATGGCTGGCAAAAATGGTGAGGGAAGCTGTTCGGGATGGGCTCAAAAGTGGCGGCGCGGAACCTTTTATGAAGCAGGAAGCGGAAGAGATTCCAGATCAGATGATGGAATTTCTCTTTCAGATGGAACAGGAGTGAAGGGGGTGAGGCCTATGAGAGCATAAAATCCGGCATTGTTGTATATGCTTCGTTTTCCATATTGGCGACATGACTTCTTTAGTGGGTATTGTGAATAGCTTTGCATCGTTCTTTGGAGTATGTTGTGTGTAACAAAAAGAAAGCCTGCTAATAAAAAGTCAAGTGTTTTTTGAAGAAAATTTCAAAAAGTCGATTTGATATTTTAGGGCATAACTTTTAAGCCGCCAGAACTGCCGGCTTTGAAAGGGGTGATATAGAAATGGGTGTTACTCTGCCTGCTCCAAGTTCCGCAGGCACTCTTTGACCTTGCCATAATAAATGCGGAGGAACTTATTCGCTCCGGCGGTCATGTAGACATAGTAAGGCTTTCCCTGTGCCCGCTTTTTATCAAGAAAACGATATACCGGATCGTCCTCAGGGGCATTCTGGAGCAGGGTCGTCATGATCTGAAATAAGGTCTTGCGCAGCCTGGCAGAGCCAACTTTTGAAGCCCTGTTGCTCTTGGACTTGTGCTGGCCGGACTCATCCACGCCGGGGTCAACGCCTGCAAAGGCGGTCAGTGCTTCCCTGTGGGTAAATCTGGACACGTCGCCAATCTCAGCGATGAGCTGCGGGCCATAAGTCTTCCCAACGCCATACATGCCCATCACGGTGCTGTATTCAGGAAGGGTGGATGCCAGCGCATTCATTTCCTGACGGAGACGTTCCACATGTCCGGAAGCAAGGTTTAACTGCTGGATGCTTTGCTGGATCGACAGCTTATAGGTCTTCTCTTTTGGAAAGACAGCAACCAATTCCTTTGAGGCATTGAACAGTTTTTCGGGCTTGTCCGGCTGGAAGATGTAGTGGTGTTTCTTGCAGAAAGCCTTGTAGCGCTCTGTAAAGGTTTTTAACCCAATCTTGCGGACACAGTCCACATGCCAGAAAGAATAAGTATAATCAACCCATTTTTCGCTTCCGTCCTCACGGGGCGGGCTGTCAAAGAGTTTGTTTACACCGGGATAAGTATTATCCAACAGTGCAATCAGGTTTGCTTTTGCGGCAACCTTCTGCTTCATAAAGAAGCTGAATTGAGAGTTTAAAGTTTTTAACTGAGTACGTGTATTGTCCATACCTGAATATTGGCGCAATTCTGCCCAGTTGTCAAGAGTATAGCGTGCAATCCTGCGGGCATCTGCCGGGTCAGATTTGACCTTGCGCAGGGAGTTGTTGCCGAAGTTTTTGATCAGGTGGGGATTCACAACGGAAACGAATAATCCGGCTTCGTACAGAGCCTTAAGCATGGGCTCATGGTATCTGCCCGTACATTCCATAACGATTTTGGTTAGGCCCTCTAATGAACCAAGGTAATGTGCAAGTTCAATGAGATTCTGGGAAGTATGGGAAACATCGAAAGGTTTGCGGATTACAGTGCCGCCAGGCTGCAGGACTGCGACGGTGCTCTTGCCTTTTGAAACATCAATCCCTACTGCGTTGTACATTCTACGTACCTCCAAAAGTGAATTTGCATGGATTCCAGCATTCCTCATTGCTGATTCAATCTCCTGGGGTATCAAACGAACGTGGAGTGATAGTTCAACCTGCATAAATCGAACGGCTGCAATGACAGGCTGGCTGACTGGCTTTCGTACGGACGCTAATGGTCCAAGGAGAACTCTGTCAGACCGATGCCTAATCATTATACAGCTTAAACAATGAGAGGATTAAGTCCCAACTGGCTGTTGGGTACTGAAACCCTACACTTATATATTAGGAGGAGAACGCTTATGGCAGAGATGAAGAACATATGCGGAAAGATCCCGCTTGAACTGCATGAAAAGGTAAGAGCGGAGATCGAACTCAATGAAAGCAGCACACAAGTATTTATCCAGCAGGTGATTGAAGAACACTTTAACAGACTGGAAGGAAAAGGAGAACTGAGCATGGAAAAAAGAACATTAGCAGTACAGGTAAGCGAGGAATTGTTCCAGAAGGTGAAATGGGCAATCGCAAAAGAAGGAATGAAACAGAAAGATTTTATCATTCGGATCATAGAAAAAGCGATAAAAGAAATCGAAGCCAAGTGGCAGGAAATCGAAAATCAGGATGTGGATGAACTGCCAGAGAGCGAAGAGACAGAGACTGCAGAAGCTGAGGAATATGAGCCAGAAGAGGGAATCGGTGAAGAGGAAGAGATGACGGAACCGGAAGAAGAAACCGGTGAAGAGGAAGGGACGACAGAGCCGATGGAGAGTCTGGAAGATACAGAGGAAGAAGCGGAGACTGAATCTTCTGAAACAGAGGACGCAGATCTGGAAGAAACAGCATAATGCCGGGAACAGAAAGACACTTATTATACAAATGATGAAACAAAGCAGGCGGTATGGAACACCATACCGTCTTTCTTTGTCAGCAAAGGAGGTTGATAGCCGCAACCATTCGATTTTTTGATTTATTCAGCGGAATCTGGGGATTCCGTGAAGGTCTCAGACGGGCAGGAGGCTTTACCTGTGTCGGACACTGCGAGGTGGATATTTATGCGGATGAGAACTACCGATTGCTGTTCGATACGGAAGGGGAGTGGTTTTGCAATGACGCAAGAAACATTGAGACTGAACGAATGCCAGACTTTGATCGATTGTGCGCAGGATTTCCTTGCCAAGCATTCTCTATTGCCGGGAAGCGAGAAGGATTTGCAGATGTCAGAGGAACTCTCTTCTTTGAGATTGCCCGATTGGTTACAGACAAGCGACCTGCGTATTTTATCCTTGAAAACGTACCCGGATTGTTATCGCATGACAAAGGGCGGACGTTTCACACCATCCTCAGTACGCTATCTGAGCTGGGGTATCATATGGAATGGAAAGTGCTTAACAGCAAGGATTTCGGAGTTCTCCAGTCAAGGAAGAAGGTGTATATTGTCGGATATCTTGATGGAAGATGTGCCGGA is a window encoding:
- a CDS encoding DUF3784 domain-containing protein, which translates into the protein MEKITLLHSYHYEKVSPSDKKAFCKISGWGVIIIGIGLLVTAIIIGITDSALSFIAFALGFVVGLALLLYAGAKYNR
- a CDS encoding acyltransferase domain-containing protein — encoded protein: MRLHELYHLIGLQDEIIQKLRVICGEIHLSQMDEYLDKLIDGKTAAQSYEELKTVLAENEDNLKMLYCQLECARRVFDQYQKKSIPQIVYMETMKCFTRFIDECKRKNGRMFFDRGWWTYRQLSMKIFRIGELEYEFKEYEGENVIGIHVPSDSNLSKEAVDNSLKQANIFFHTYYGSYPYKKYTCSSWLLSPALEPLLSEQSNILSFQKRFEIIHEEKEDREYIEWLFQVPVNTDNESLPAETSLQKRVKELLLNGGTVGCAYGILNFL
- a CDS encoding HAD family hydrolase, producing MLQEISIICRQSRCQAKANEINREFGRFDPEKRHLFQIEIPNTMFTPYLYESQGIEIALNNSEIDTVFWDAAAPRMPTKGIKDFLVYLKNKGIRTGVISNICYAPSVVAERINRLLPENAFEFIITSSNYIFRKPNKRIFDLALEKTEL
- a CDS encoding GNAT family N-acetyltransferase; translated protein: MLHCGTQRLETERLILRRFTKEDAVAMYKNWASDDEVTKYLTWPTHSNIDVSKFVLEEWVNSYSDVKYYQWAIVLKENGDEPIGSISVVKTNEDVSMVHIGYCIGRTWWKKGITSEAMKAVMDFFFDKVNVNRIEARHDPRNPNSGKVMMKCGMKYEGILRSSDRNNQGICDASYYSMLKSER
- a CDS encoding GNAT family N-acetyltransferase, which translates into the protein MTFREIDKTNYWDCMALTVDDNQVKFVADNKLSLVEAAYEDGLYTLGIYHDETMVGFVLYDYDDMLPDWSMSRFMIGKQFQGKGYGKRAVLEFLEYFKNKHNADKLYISVSLENTVARKMYASVGFQEIKEIEYTFLDMQFKEMQMVKEV
- a CDS encoding transglycosylase domain-containing protein is translated as MTEKPINERVEEIRGVEGFTSYSELPQFYIDATISVEDHRFAKHCGIDLIAIGRAAWTDIRAISFVEGGSTITQQLAKNMLFTQDKKIERKAAEVFAALDMESKYTKEEIFELYANTVYFGG
- a CDS encoding DUF5720 family protein, translated to MHISIHELLAVATESEGIQAAKGDAMLCEKRFEKATRHMVEFILLKKNARLGEKGEYHRYFLTIEEYKEVVQMEQEKSVRIQRHALIIEGNLHFIPPPAVSRGGGR
- a CDS encoding ParM/StbA family protein gives rise to the protein MVIGIDHGYYAIKTRQVCFPTGITRYEYEPYTMQNVLQYQGNYYVCGTGRQTLVKDKTASDNYYLLTMAALAQEIRKRKGEKMTKVVLAAGLPLAGFGREKQHFREYLFRKEQPLRFLYEGERYEIQIEDVKLFPQGYSALALYPEYLKDEPSVLLIDIGGWTVDLMRLDNAVPNAATCRGLEVGVIRCKDEISEQVRRSTGMSVTDIQIERVLNGKSCSIPEEVVSVIQYQGRVYIEKILSAITEAGFDLRVIPSVFMGGGSVILKHRVTTNDRLCRPIYLTDVHANAAGYERIVGQMRAL
- a CDS encoding plasmid segregation centromere-binding protein ParR, which translates into the protein MSRPVFSFRPNLNNLEHNRAWEILCSVPEGQKNQYLVEAILKKEDGKWLAKMVREAVRDGLKSGGAEPFMKQEAEEIPDQMMEFLFQMEQE
- a CDS encoding IS110 family transposase, with translation MYNAVGIDVSKGKSTVAVLQPGGTVIRKPFDVSHTSQNLIELAHYLGSLEGLTKIVMECTGRYHEPMLKALYEAGLFVSVVNPHLIKNFGNNSLRKVKSDPADARRIARYTLDNWAELRQYSGMDNTRTQLKTLNSQFSFFMKQKVAAKANLIALLDNTYPGVNKLFDSPPREDGSEKWVDYTYSFWHVDCVRKIGLKTFTERYKAFCKKHHYIFQPDKPEKLFNASKELVAVFPKEKTYKLSIQQSIQQLNLASGHVERLRQEMNALASTLPEYSTVMGMYGVGKTYGPQLIAEIGDVSRFTHREALTAFAGVDPGVDESGQHKSKSNRASKVGSARLRKTLFQIMTTLLQNAPEDDPVYRFLDKKRAQGKPYYVYMTAGANKFLRIYYGKVKECLRNLEQAE
- the dcm gene encoding DNA (cytosine-5-)-methyltransferase; this translates as MEHHTVFLCQQRRLIAATIRFFDLFSGIWGFREGLRRAGGFTCVGHCEVDIYADENYRLLFDTEGEWFCNDARNIETERMPDFDRLCAGFPCQAFSIAGKREGFADVRGTLFFEIARLVTDKRPAYFILENVPGLLSHDKGRTFHTILSTLSELGYHMEWKVLNSKDFGVLQSRKKVYIVGYLDGRCAGKILPFPETNGAALIQVQEGRQGERNYRPEGLSCTLTSGAGALVVKPDYMKWVFRSKRILDKDIRWHIQGTALLLDMQA